The following coding sequences are from one Gammaproteobacteria bacterium window:
- a CDS encoding photosynthetic protein synthase I yields the protein MTDRVIQKQRSKLLYFITVAVGLGVALSVSAASVPDIGPLPKVKIDKAKAELGKRLFFDKRLSGDAAISCATCHDPKHGFSHPDALSPGYPGNKHFRNSPTMINTVHKTVWNHDGRIGTNLNDVTRGMITEDYIMNMDMRIMQERLKQDPVYVKMFKDAGYGEPSNGSTRKAIPEYLKTLTSRNAPFDSGKMSSSAKKGMKLFKGKAGCIQCHNGANFTDNKGHNTGVPENYDVFMDTGRHQAFIAYASFMGVSNYMNLKRDPGAYVQTHTADGSDMGKFITPTLRELKHTPPYMHNGMIKTLKEVVAFYNGGGGPDSHKDLLVKPLGLSSKEQGDLVAFLESLSGDALMGSEFVWATAYPKEYEVIADWNNVRN from the coding sequence ATGACCGATAGGGTGATTCAAAAGCAGCGTTCCAAGCTGCTCTATTTTATAACGGTGGCAGTGGGGTTAGGGGTTGCTTTGAGTGTGAGTGCTGCAAGCGTACCTGATATAGGCCCACTACCGAAGGTAAAAATTGATAAAGCAAAGGCGGAGCTGGGTAAACGACTATTTTTTGACAAACGGCTTTCAGGGGATGCAGCAATCTCTTGTGCCACATGCCATGATCCCAAGCATGGTTTTTCTCATCCAGATGCGCTTTCTCCTGGATATCCCGGCAATAAACATTTCCGTAATTCGCCGACCATGATCAATACAGTTCATAAAACAGTATGGAATCATGATGGCCGTATCGGTACCAATCTTAATGATGTGACTCGTGGAATGATCACCGAAGATTATATTATGAATATGGATATGCGCATCATGCAGGAGCGGCTCAAGCAGGACCCCGTTTATGTGAAGATGTTTAAAGATGCGGGATATGGTGAACCATCCAATGGTTCTACTCGCAAAGCCATTCCTGAATATCTGAAAACACTCACTTCTCGCAATGCTCCTTTTGATAGTGGAAAGATGTCGTCATCAGCTAAAAAAGGGATGAAGCTGTTTAAAGGCAAGGCGGGCTGTATACAGTGCCATAACGGAGCCAACTTTACTGATAACAAGGGTCATAACACAGGCGTACCAGAAAATTATGATGTGTTTATGGATACAGGCCGTCATCAGGCATTCATTGCTTATGCCAGTTTTATGGGTGTATCGAACTATATGAACCTGAAGCGTGACCCTGGAGCTTATGTGCAGACACATACGGCAGATGGTTCTGATATGGGTAAATTCATCACACCAACATTGCGTGAGCTGAAACATACCCCACCTTACATGCACAATGGCATGATCAAAACTCTGAAAGAGGTGGTGGCGTTCTATAACGGTGGTGGTGGCCCAGATAGTCATAAAGATCTGTTAGTCAAGCCGCTTGGTCTTTCCAGTAAAGAGCAAGGTGATCTGGT
- a CDS encoding extracellular solute-binding protein, whose amino-acid sequence MRNLFLAMLVLFSVFLGSYVHSEELVVYSGRSDKFVKPVTKAFTEKTGIKVVLYSAKSTALVNKLRVEKERTLADLFLSNDAGNLQVGSDFGLFQPVSKQVAEVIPENLRASDNSWVGLSARARVLVVNTNVKGLEFVDSVFDLADPRLKNRLAITNSTNGSFIAGTTVYMDELGKEKVASWLKGIKANAGDGVFNKHSKVVKAVASGKRDVGLVNHYYIYRHLVKHPDAPIRIVIPDQGESDIGVAWNVAGVAISKFTDQKAMAEKFVEFLVSEEGQKLFAEVNMEYPARIGVPAAAAIPALSQQKIADVPMSELGKQRNATIDLIEEVGMY is encoded by the coding sequence ATGCGCAATTTATTTTTAGCTATGTTGGTTTTATTCTCGGTTTTTTTAGGTAGTTATGTTCACAGCGAAGAGTTAGTGGTTTATTCAGGCCGTAGCGATAAGTTTGTAAAGCCAGTGACAAAGGCTTTCACCGAAAAAACAGGAATTAAAGTCGTTTTGTATAGTGCAAAGTCAACGGCGTTAGTGAATAAGTTACGAGTCGAAAAAGAGCGTACCTTAGCTGATCTTTTTTTAAGTAATGATGCCGGAAATTTACAGGTAGGGAGTGATTTTGGATTATTTCAGCCTGTTTCAAAACAGGTGGCTGAGGTGATTCCTGAAAATTTACGCGCGTCGGATAATAGCTGGGTTGGCTTGTCTGCACGTGCACGAGTGCTCGTGGTGAATACGAATGTTAAGGGTTTGGAGTTTGTGGATTCGGTCTTTGATCTTGCCGACCCCCGTCTCAAAAATCGCTTGGCGATCACCAATAGCACAAATGGAAGTTTTATTGCAGGTACAACAGTTTATATGGATGAGTTGGGAAAAGAAAAAGTAGCAAGCTGGCTGAAAGGTATTAAGGCGAATGCGGGTGATGGTGTGTTTAATAAGCATAGTAAAGTGGTTAAAGCGGTCGCCTCTGGGAAACGAGACGTAGGGTTGGTGAATCATTATTATATTTATCGTCATTTAGTGAAACATCCCGATGCTCCGATTCGCATTGTTATTCCTGATCAGGGTGAAAGTGACATTGGAGTTGCGTGGAATGTCGCGGGTGTTGCGATCAGTAAATTTACTGATCAGAAGGCGATGGCTGAAAAATTTGTTGAATTTCTGGTTTCCGAGGAAGGTCAGAAATTGTTTGCCGAGGTGAATATGGAGTATCCAGCGCGTATTGGTGTGCCCGCTGCGGCTGCAATACCTGCTTTAAGTCAACAGAAAATAGCAGATGTTCCTATGTCTGAACTGGGTAAACAGCGTAATGCAACGATTGATTTGATTGAAGAGGTGGGAATGTACTGA
- a CDS encoding iron ABC transporter permease: MKRGGAQGALVGVIVFIAIIPLLFVLYNSALLSLDQWRGLWSQRLPQLLWNTFSLAILVAVGCFLLGVSSAWLIARRQFTGRTLAIWLMVLPLAIPTYVFAHIYTSLLENDGWLGRLWLYLSGGSTVPDLYNVWGVALILSLAGFSYVFLLVRSALMHSNQSLEEVARLQGAGSRGVFFRVTLPLLRPAVAASLALVVLHVLSDFGAVSMLRYQTFTLSIYLQMSGRFDYQAAAGLSFVLVLMSVSFLVLERFFRHRQRYYSNSQSRLVQARQASRAELFMIWAWLGLISLFSFVLPLLWMMVWSWDAWFQGVVDSVFWGYVWNSIIIALIAASVAVIMSLPVGLYHARRQTVLSHTFLQLSSVGFALPGPVIALGVMVFALAFMPFLYGSLALLILAVVIRFLPLAVQAQESAMQQITPSVEQAGRILGAGYWENLWRVTLPMIRGGMVTAWVLVFIDTLKELPATLLLRPVGFDTLPVRIWIESSEEMLELAAPAALMLVVATFPALWILMRSEVKKN; encoded by the coding sequence ATGAAAAGAGGTGGAGCTCAAGGGGCTCTTGTCGGGGTGATTGTTTTTATTGCGATCATCCCTTTGTTGTTTGTGCTCTATAACAGCGCGTTGTTGTCACTGGATCAGTGGCGTGGGCTTTGGAGTCAGCGCCTACCCCAATTGTTGTGGAATACATTTAGCCTTGCAATATTGGTTGCCGTGGGCTGTTTTTTGTTGGGTGTATCATCCGCATGGTTGATTGCCCGTCGCCAATTTACGGGGCGTACGCTGGCGATTTGGCTGATGGTATTGCCATTGGCAATACCGACTTATGTGTTTGCTCACATCTATACCTCATTGCTGGAAAATGATGGCTGGCTGGGGCGTTTATGGTTGTATCTGTCAGGTGGGTCGACGGTTCCTGATCTGTATAACGTTTGGGGTGTGGCTCTTATTCTGTCATTGGCAGGATTTTCTTATGTATTTTTACTGGTTCGCAGCGCGTTGATGCATTCGAACCAGAGTCTGGAAGAGGTGGCTCGTCTTCAGGGTGCAGGTTCACGCGGGGTATTCTTTAGGGTGACATTACCCTTGTTGAGACCTGCTGTAGCTGCGAGTTTGGCATTAGTTGTACTGCATGTGTTGTCTGATTTTGGGGCTGTGAGCATGTTGCGCTACCAGACATTTACATTGAGCATTTACTTGCAAATGAGTGGGCGTTTTGATTATCAGGCCGCCGCAGGTTTGAGTTTTGTTCTGGTGTTGATGAGCGTTAGTTTCCTTGTTCTGGAACGCTTTTTTCGTCATCGCCAACGTTACTATTCGAATAGCCAAAGTCGTTTGGTTCAAGCGAGGCAAGCGAGTCGTGCTGAGCTTTTTATGATCTGGGCCTGGTTGGGGTTGATTTCACTGTTTTCATTTGTTTTGCCTCTGCTCTGGATGATGGTTTGGAGTTGGGATGCCTGGTTTCAGGGCGTGGTTGATTCAGTATTTTGGGGTTACGTATGGAATTCAATAATTATTGCACTTATTGCGGCATCGGTCGCAGTGATAATGAGTTTGCCTGTGGGTCTCTATCATGCACGTCGACAAACAGTTTTAAGCCACACTTTTTTGCAGCTTTCCAGTGTTGGCTTTGCTCTTCCAGGCCCTGTTATTGCTTTAGGAGTGATGGTTTTTGCATTAGCTTTTATGCCCTTTCTTTATGGCAGCCTGGCGCTTTTAATTTTAGCTGTCGTGATTCGTTTTTTACCTTTGGCTGTGCAAGCTCAGGAATCTGCAATGCAACAAATTACGCCATCTGTTGAACAGGCAGGGCGTATTTTAGGAGCGGGATATTGGGAAAATTTATGGCGAGTGACATTGCCAATGATTCGAGGCGGAATGGTGACCGCATGGGTTCTGGTTTTCATTGATACTTTAAAAGAGTTGCCAGCAACCTTACTGTTGCGCCCTGTGGGTTTTGATACGTTGCCGGTGCGTATCTGGATAGAGTCGAGTGAAGAGATGCTGGAGTTGGCAGCACCTGCAGCATTGATGTTGGTGGTGGCTACATTTCCAGCATTATGGATATTGATGCGCAGTGAAGTGAAAAAAAATTAA